The proteins below are encoded in one region of Kogia breviceps isolate mKogBre1 chromosome 8, mKogBre1 haplotype 1, whole genome shotgun sequence:
- the PMPCA gene encoding mitochondrial-processing peptidase subunit alpha: MAAMVLAATRLLRGSGSWGRSRLRFGAPAYRQFSSGGAYPSVPLSSPLPGVPKPVFATVDGQEKFETKVTTLENGLRVASQNKFGQFCTVGILINSGSRYEAKYLSGIAHFLEKLAFSSTDRFDSKDEILLTLEKHGGICDCQTSRDTTMYAVSADSKGLDTVVGLLADVVLHPRLTDEEIELTRMAVRFELEDLSMRPDPEPLLTEMIHEAAYRENTVGLHRFCPAENIAKIDRSVLHSYLRNHYTPDRMVLAGVGVEHGHLVECARKYLLGARPAWGSGAAARADRSVAQYTGGLVKLERDMSSVSLGPTPFPELTHIMIGLESCSFLEGDFLPFAVLNMMMGGGGSFSAGGPGKGMFTRLYLNVLNRHHWMYNATSYHHSYEDTGLLCIHASADPRQVREMVEIITREFVLMAGTVDVVELERAKTQLMSMLMMNLEARPVIFEDVGRQVLATRSRKLPHELCALIRDVKPEDVKRVASAMLRRKPAVAALGDLSDLPAYEHVQAALAHKDGRLPRTYRLFR; the protein is encoded by the exons ATGGCGGCTATGGTGCTGGCGGCGACTCGACTGCTGCGAGGCTCGGGCTCCTGGGGCCGCTCGCGGCTGAG GTTTGGAGCCCCTGCATACAGGCAGTTCAGTAGTGGCGGTGCCTATCCCAGCGTCCCCCTCTCTTCCCCCTTACCCGGAGTACCCAAGCCTGTTTTTGCTACAGTTGATGGACAAGAAAAGTTTGAAACCAAAGTCACCACACTGGAGAATGGGCTTCGTGTGGCGTCCCAAAATAAGTTTGGACAATTTTGTACAGTAGGAA TTCTTATTAACTCTGGATCAAGATATGAAGCAAAATATCTCAGTGGAATTGCTCACTTTTTGGAAAAATTGGCATTTTCG TCTACTGATCGATTTGACAGCAAAGATGAAATCCTGCTCACCTTGGAGAAGCACGGGGGTATTTGTGATTGCCAGACATCAAG AGACACCACCATGTATGCTGTATCTGCTGATTCTAAAGGCCTGGACACGGTGGTTGGCTTGCTGGCAGATGTGGTCCTGCACCCCAGGCTAACAG ATGAAGAAATCGAGCTGACGCGTATGGCTGTCCGGTTTGAGCTGGAGGACCTCAGCATGCGGCCTGACCCAGAGCCCCTTCTCACCGAGATGATTCACGAG gCCGCTTACAGGGAAAACACAGTTGGCCTCCACCGTTTCTGCCCCGCAGAGAACATAGCAAAGATCGATCGGTCGGTGCTTCACTCCTACCTGAGAAACCACTACACCCCCGACCGCATGGTgctggccggggtgggggtggagcaCGGGCACCTGGTGGAATGCGCCAGAAAGTACCTCCTGGGCGCCCGCCCTGCCTGGGGCAGTGGGGCGGCCGCGCGTGCGGACAGATCAGTGGCACAGTACACCGGGGGCCTCGTCAAG CTGGAAAGGGACATGTCCAGTGTCAGCCTGGGCCCCACCCCGTTCCCCGAGCTCACGCACATCATGATCGGCCTGGAGAGCTGTTCCTTCTTG GAGGGGGACTTCCTCCCCTTCGCAGTGCTGAACATGATGATGGGCGGCGGCGGCTCCTTCTCGGCCGGCGGGCCTGGCAAGGGCATGTTCACCAGGCTCTACCTCAACGTGCTCAACAG GCACCACTGGATGTACAACGCGACCTCCTACCACCACAGCTACGAGGACACGGGCCTCCTATGCATTCACGCCAGCGCCGACCCCAGACAG GTTCGAGAGATGGTGGAAATCATCACAAGAGAGTTTGTTTTAATGGCTGGAACTGTGGATGTG GTGGAGCTGGAACGCGCCAAGACGCAGCTCATGTCCATGCTCATGATGAACCTGGAGGCCAGGCCCGTCATCTTCGAGGACGTGGGGAGGCAGGTGCTGGCCACCCGCTCCAGGAAGCTGCCCCACGAGCTGTGCGCACTCATCC GCGACGTGAAGCCAGAGGACGTCAAGAGAGTTGCTTCTGCGATGCTCCGCAGGAAGCCCGCGGTGGCCGCCCTGGGGGACCTGAGCGACCTGCCGGCCTACGAGCACGTGCAGGCGGCACTGGCGCATAAGGACGGGCGCCTGCCCAGGACGTACCGGCTCTTCCGGTAG
- the ENTR1 gene encoding endosome-associated-trafficking regulator 1 isoform X2 — MAGYAHRPGVTPLSRPRSLIIPDDFGYGKGKGAKQGPSGAQNTHFGGEKLGDLEEANPFSFKEFLKSKNLGLSKENTDSRIYSKEATRHSLELDRDSPTSQTVGYGLEYQQPFFEDPTGAGDLLDEDEDEGWDGAYLPSAVEQTHSSRVAASTSPCSTYVSFFSNPSELVGPESLPPCTLSNSDSRVSPVGSPSTEFTVHGESLGDRHLRTLQISYEALKDENSKLRRKLTEVQSFSETQTEMVRTLERKLEAKMIKEESDYHDLELAVQQVERNLERMTKRAVKAENHVLKLKQEISLLQAQVSNFKRENEALRSGQGTSLTVVKQNTDVALQNLRVVMHNAHASIKQLLSGAETLNLVAEILKSIDRISEVKDQGEES, encoded by the exons ATGGCGGGCTACGCGCACCGCCCCGGCGTCACCCCGCTGTCCCGGCCCCGGAGCCTCATCATTCCGGACG ATTTTGGCTATGGAAAGGGGAAAGGTGCTAAGCAAGGTCCATCAGGAGCCCAGAACACACACTTTGGAG GTGAGAAACTTGGAGATCTTGAAGAGGCAAATCCATTCTCCTTTAAAGAGTTTCTGAAAAGCAAGAACCTTGGCCTGTCGAAAGAAAATACTGACAGCAGAATTTATTCAAAG GAAGCCACGAGGCACTCGTTGGAACTCGACCGCgactcccccacctcccagaccGTGGGCTATGGCCTGGAGTATCAGCAGCCGTTTTTCGAAGACCCGACAGGGGCTGGCGACCTCCTGGACGAGGACGAGGACGAAGGGTGGGACGGGGCCTACCTGCCGTCCGCTGTGGAGCAGACCCACTCCTCCAGGGTTGCCGCCAGCACGTCACCCTGCAGCACCTACGTCTCCTTTTTCTCCAACCCGTCGGAGCTGGTGGGGCCTGAGTCTCTGCCTCCGTGCACGCTGAGCAACTCCGACTCCCGCGTCTCCCCAGTCGGGAGCCCCAGCACCGAGTTCACAGTCCATGGAGAGTCTCTGGGGGACAGGCACCTTCGGACGCTGCAGATAAGTTACGAAGCA CTGAAAGATGAAAATTCTAAGCTAAGAAGAAAGCTGACTGAGGTTCAGAGCTTCTCTGAAACTCAAACAGAAAT GGTGAGGACGCTCGAGCGGAAGTTAGAAGCGAAAATGATCAAGGAGGAGAGCGACTATCACGACCTCGAGCTGGCGGTGCAGCAGGTGGAGCGGAACCTGGAGCGCATGACC AAACGGGCAGTAAAGGCAGAAAATCACGTCCTAAAACTGAAACAGGAAATCAGCTTGCTCCAG GCGCAGGTCTCTAACTTCAAGCGCGAGAACGAAGCCCTGAGGTCAGGCCAGGGCACCAGCCTGACGGTGGTGAAGCAGAACACCGACGTGGCCCTGCAGAACCTCCGCGTTGTCATGCACAACGCGCACGCCTCCATCAA GCAGTTGCTTTCTGGAGCTGAAACGTTGAATCTTGTTGCTGAAATCCTTAAATCTATAGACAGAATTTCTGAAGTTAAAGATCAGGGGGAGGAGTCTTGA
- the ENTR1 gene encoding endosome-associated-trafficking regulator 1 isoform X1, whose product MAGYAHRPGVTPLSRPRSLIIPDAPAFYERRSCLPQLDCERPQARDLESRFFGIRPTFMCYVPSPVLASVGDTDFGYGKGKGAKQGPSGAQNTHFGGEKLGDLEEANPFSFKEFLKSKNLGLSKENTDSRIYSKEATRHSLELDRDSPTSQTVGYGLEYQQPFFEDPTGAGDLLDEDEDEGWDGAYLPSAVEQTHSSRVAASTSPCSTYVSFFSNPSELVGPESLPPCTLSNSDSRVSPVGSPSTEFTVHGESLGDRHLRTLQISYEALKDENSKLRRKLTEVQSFSETQTEMVRTLERKLEAKMIKEESDYHDLELAVQQVERNLERMTKRAVKAENHVLKLKQEISLLQAQVSNFKRENEALRSGQGTSLTVVKQNTDVALQNLRVVMHNAHASIKQLLSGAETLNLVAEILKSIDRISEVKDQGEES is encoded by the exons ATGGCGGGCTACGCGCACCGCCCCGGCGTCACCCCGCTGTCCCGGCCCCGGAGCCTCATCATTCCGGACG CTCCCGCGTTCTATGAGCGCCGGTCTTGTCTCCCCCAGCTAGACTGTGAGCGCCCCCAAGCCAGGGACCTGGAGTCCCGCTTCTTCGGCATTCGGCCGACGTTTATGTGCTATGTGCCCAGTCCGGTGCTAGCTTCCGTGGGAGACACAG ATTTTGGCTATGGAAAGGGGAAAGGTGCTAAGCAAGGTCCATCAGGAGCCCAGAACACACACTTTGGAG GTGAGAAACTTGGAGATCTTGAAGAGGCAAATCCATTCTCCTTTAAAGAGTTTCTGAAAAGCAAGAACCTTGGCCTGTCGAAAGAAAATACTGACAGCAGAATTTATTCAAAG GAAGCCACGAGGCACTCGTTGGAACTCGACCGCgactcccccacctcccagaccGTGGGCTATGGCCTGGAGTATCAGCAGCCGTTTTTCGAAGACCCGACAGGGGCTGGCGACCTCCTGGACGAGGACGAGGACGAAGGGTGGGACGGGGCCTACCTGCCGTCCGCTGTGGAGCAGACCCACTCCTCCAGGGTTGCCGCCAGCACGTCACCCTGCAGCACCTACGTCTCCTTTTTCTCCAACCCGTCGGAGCTGGTGGGGCCTGAGTCTCTGCCTCCGTGCACGCTGAGCAACTCCGACTCCCGCGTCTCCCCAGTCGGGAGCCCCAGCACCGAGTTCACAGTCCATGGAGAGTCTCTGGGGGACAGGCACCTTCGGACGCTGCAGATAAGTTACGAAGCA CTGAAAGATGAAAATTCTAAGCTAAGAAGAAAGCTGACTGAGGTTCAGAGCTTCTCTGAAACTCAAACAGAAAT GGTGAGGACGCTCGAGCGGAAGTTAGAAGCGAAAATGATCAAGGAGGAGAGCGACTATCACGACCTCGAGCTGGCGGTGCAGCAGGTGGAGCGGAACCTGGAGCGCATGACC AAACGGGCAGTAAAGGCAGAAAATCACGTCCTAAAACTGAAACAGGAAATCAGCTTGCTCCAG GCGCAGGTCTCTAACTTCAAGCGCGAGAACGAAGCCCTGAGGTCAGGCCAGGGCACCAGCCTGACGGTGGTGAAGCAGAACACCGACGTGGCCCTGCAGAACCTCCGCGTTGTCATGCACAACGCGCACGCCTCCATCAA GCAGTTGCTTTCTGGAGCTGAAACGTTGAATCTTGTTGCTGAAATCCTTAAATCTATAGACAGAATTTCTGAAGTTAAAGATCAGGGGGAGGAGTCTTGA